From the Rhodothermales bacterium genome, one window contains:
- a CDS encoding peptidyl-prolyl cis-trans isomerase: protein MPRLPLLFALVLVLALAAGCEPATPEPRAYVARIGDARLTEADLTAALAAVPAGVDSVTARQQVIEQWVTAELMASEAEARGLRDRPDVQRQLVENERAVLAAALLAALYDEDTAALSRAEMETYFERNRERLRLREPYVRVRFIQTATRDSAATARAAMQRAALRADQDSLWEATARAFAADTATALALGRSYVPESRLLTADEASVWQALPQLGSGQISSVIEAGDAFYVLQLVDRAEAGTEPELAWIEDEITRQVTIQARKQMVARHVQRLRSEAEARNELDIREPSVRGEGTP from the coding sequence ATGCCTCGCCTCCCGCTCCTCTTCGCCCTCGTGCTCGTGCTCGCCCTGGCGGCGGGCTGCGAGCCGGCGACCCCGGAACCGCGCGCGTACGTCGCCCGGATCGGGGACGCGCGGCTGACGGAAGCGGACCTGACGGCGGCGCTCGCCGCGGTGCCGGCGGGCGTGGACAGCGTGACGGCGCGGCAGCAGGTGATCGAGCAGTGGGTGACGGCGGAGCTGATGGCGAGCGAAGCGGAGGCGCGCGGCCTCCGCGACCGGCCCGACGTCCAGCGTCAGCTCGTCGAGAACGAGCGCGCCGTGCTCGCGGCGGCCCTCCTCGCGGCCCTCTACGACGAGGACACCGCCGCGCTCAGCCGCGCCGAGATGGAGACCTATTTCGAGCGCAACAGGGAGCGGCTCCGGCTGCGCGAGCCCTACGTCCGCGTCCGCTTCATCCAGACGGCGACGCGCGACAGCGCAGCGACGGCCCGCGCCGCGATGCAGCGGGCCGCACTCCGCGCCGATCAGGATTCGTTGTGGGAAGCCACCGCGCGCGCCTTCGCCGCCGACACGGCGACGGCCCTCGCACTTGGCCGCTCGTACGTCCCCGAGAGCCGACTCCTCACCGCCGACGAGGCCTCGGTCTGGCAGGCGCTCCCCCAGCTCGGCTCCGGCCAGATCAGCTCCGTGATCGAAGCCGGTGATGCGTTCTACGTCCTCCAACTCGTCGACCGCGCCGAGGCCGGCACCGAGCCGGAGCTGGCGTGGATCGAGGACGAGATCACCCGCCAGGTGACCATTCAGGCGCGGAAACAGATGGTCGCCCGTCATGTTCAACGGCTCCGCAGCGAGGCCGAGGCCCGCAACGAGCTCGACATCCGCGAACCCTCCGTTCGGGGTGAGGGGACGCCATGA
- a CDS encoding peptidylprolyl isomerase, with protein MLRLRPSTVRPAFALAGLAVLLFAGCSSGRLPASDDRAVAQFAGETLTLDEFETRYALSVGGREAAAQDSFPAYADFLSRYVDFRLKVQQARDLGLDEDTALVREINDYRAQLAKPYFVEREVLDGIIRDLYDKQKEELRASHILLRVDENAAPEDTLAAYAKLSAIRDSVIAGADFAALAVRHSEDPSAARNEGDLGYFTGGRMIDAFERQAYTTPVGEVSPVFRTSFGYHILRVADRRAASPEISASHILIRLGPEATAADSTQARELAASLRQRILAGEDFATLARQYSDDQASGQNGGDLGFFSRVRMVEPFANAAYDLENVGDVSDIVETRFGYHLIKLTGRKEMPTYDEAYSTLKPLAERLPRTAVRRQAVGQEFRAEVGSTLDEALVRRATAAYPADSLLRGAVVERFGTYSDSTFATIGDSTYALGGLSDYLRQTRVAPAPDQFSQLLALADDYLNEQAVELAAYRLEDRDPEFRRIMQDYADGVLLFRISEDSVWNAAARDSIGLLVYYSQRIDDYQFPERHRVIGFYSRNDSLLSVAAAALDAGKTPAEIDAMMADAEQDVRIDTVFVSKTNESLFDQALALEVGQRTEVLPYQSRKAILYLDAIEPPRTMKFEEARAQIVAQYQDLLDTQLRERLRRKYNAELYPERLRTAFDDVMSASVPTDTAQ; from the coding sequence ATGCTGCGACTCCGTCCTTCTACCGTGCGGCCCGCCTTCGCGCTTGCGGGCCTCGCCGTGCTCCTCTTCGCCGGCTGCTCGTCCGGCCGTCTCCCCGCCTCCGACGACCGCGCCGTGGCGCAGTTCGCAGGCGAGACGCTGACGCTCGACGAGTTCGAGACCCGCTACGCCCTCTCCGTCGGGGGGCGCGAAGCGGCGGCTCAGGACTCGTTCCCCGCCTACGCCGACTTCCTCTCGCGCTACGTCGACTTCCGCCTCAAGGTCCAGCAGGCCCGCGACCTCGGGCTCGACGAGGACACCGCGCTCGTGCGCGAGATCAACGACTACCGCGCGCAGCTCGCGAAGCCGTACTTCGTGGAACGCGAGGTGCTCGACGGCATCATCCGCGACCTCTACGACAAGCAGAAAGAGGAGCTTCGCGCCTCGCACATCCTCCTCCGCGTCGACGAGAACGCCGCGCCCGAGGACACGCTTGCCGCCTATGCCAAGCTCTCCGCGATCCGTGACTCCGTCATCGCCGGGGCCGACTTCGCAGCGCTCGCCGTCCGCCATTCCGAGGACCCGTCGGCCGCGCGCAACGAGGGCGACCTCGGGTACTTCACGGGCGGCCGGATGATCGACGCGTTCGAGCGCCAGGCCTACACCACGCCCGTCGGCGAGGTCTCGCCCGTCTTCCGCACGAGCTTCGGCTACCACATCCTCCGCGTAGCCGACCGCCGGGCCGCGTCGCCCGAGATCAGCGCCTCGCACATCCTCATCCGCCTCGGCCCGGAGGCCACGGCAGCGGACTCGACGCAGGCCCGCGAACTCGCCGCATCGCTCCGGCAGCGCATCCTCGCCGGCGAGGACTTCGCCACGCTCGCCCGGCAGTACTCCGACGACCAGGCCTCCGGCCAGAACGGCGGCGACCTCGGGTTCTTCAGCCGCGTACGGATGGTCGAACCCTTTGCGAACGCAGCCTACGACCTCGAGAACGTCGGTGACGTCTCGGACATCGTCGAGACGCGCTTCGGTTACCACCTCATCAAGCTCACCGGCCGCAAGGAGATGCCGACGTACGACGAGGCGTATTCGACGCTGAAGCCGCTCGCCGAGCGGCTGCCGCGCACGGCCGTCCGCCGGCAGGCCGTCGGGCAGGAGTTCCGCGCCGAAGTGGGCAGTACCCTCGACGAGGCCCTCGTCCGCCGCGCCACTGCCGCCTACCCCGCCGACAGCCTCCTCCGGGGTGCCGTCGTCGAGCGGTTCGGTACGTACAGCGACAGCACGTTCGCCACAATCGGCGACTCGACGTACGCCCTCGGCGGGCTCAGCGACTACCTCCGGCAGACGCGCGTCGCCCCCGCCCCCGACCAGTTCTCCCAGCTCCTCGCCCTCGCTGACGACTACCTCAACGAGCAGGCCGTCGAGCTCGCGGCGTACCGCCTCGAAGACCGCGACCCCGAGTTCCGCCGCATCATGCAGGACTACGCCGACGGCGTGCTCCTCTTCCGCATCTCCGAGGACTCGGTCTGGAATGCGGCTGCACGTGACTCGATCGGGCTTCTGGTGTACTACTCCCAGCGCATTGACGACTACCAGTTCCCCGAGCGGCACCGCGTGATCGGCTTCTACAGCCGGAACGACTCGCTCCTCTCCGTCGCCGCCGCCGCGCTCGACGCAGGGAAGACGCCGGCCGAGATCGACGCGATGATGGCCGACGCTGAGCAGGACGTGCGGATCGACACGGTCTTCGTCAGCAAGACCAACGAGTCGCTCTTCGACCAGGCGCTCGCGCTCGAGGTCGGCCAGCGGACGGAGGTGCTGCCTTACCAGAGCCGGAAGGCCATCCTCTACCTCGACGCGATCGAGCCGCCGCGCACGATGAAGTTCGAGGAGGCGCGCGCTCAGATCGTCGCCCAATACCAAGACCTCCTCGACACCCAGTTGCGCGAGCGGCTCCGCCGGAAGTACAACGCCGAACTCTATCCCGAGCGGCTCCGCACCGCCTTCGACGACGTGATGAGCGCGTCGGTCCCTACTGACACCGCGCAATAA
- a CDS encoding RNA polymerase sigma factor, with product MPPDDRALIEAFQSGDEFAFVALYNRYKAPVYAFCVKMLLDRAAAEDVLQETFVRVYENRERLTRPGSFKAWLFTIARNQCLNQLRRQNRQVSLGDTEPVGRGETPFSNLMKSEQVDLVNEYLGQLKPEYREVIVLREYQNLSYEEIAAVTRNTVSSVKSRLFKARRKLGEFLKPILDPEPPAVVVAKPPVA from the coding sequence ATGCCGCCGGACGACCGAGCCCTCATCGAAGCCTTCCAATCCGGCGACGAGTTCGCCTTCGTGGCGCTGTACAACCGCTACAAAGCGCCCGTCTACGCCTTCTGCGTCAAGATGCTGCTCGACCGCGCGGCGGCCGAGGACGTACTCCAGGAGACGTTCGTCCGCGTCTACGAGAACCGCGAGCGGCTGACGCGCCCCGGCTCGTTCAAGGCGTGGCTCTTCACGATCGCCCGGAACCAGTGCCTCAACCAGCTCCGCCGGCAGAACCGGCAGGTCTCACTCGGCGACACGGAGCCGGTCGGGCGCGGGGAGACGCCGTTCTCGAACCTCATGAAGAGCGAGCAGGTGGACCTCGTCAACGAGTACCTCGGCCAGCTCAAACCCGAGTACCGCGAGGTCATCGTGCTACGCGAATACCAGAATTTGTCGTACGAGGAGATCGCCGCCGTAACTCGGAACACCGTGAGTTCGGTAAAGAGCCGGCTTTTCAAAGCCCGCCGCAAGCTCGGCGAATTCCTCAAGCCGATCCTCGACCCCGAGCCGCCGGCCGTGGTCGTCGCCAAACCTCCCGTGGCCTGA
- a CDS encoding zf-HC2 domain-containing protein produces MTDHTEDLLNLYIDGELPLDQQGALFAHLAESREARVQFNALMAFRLATRMDANPVAPAVDEALFQRIDGLRAGQQQAVGRAEDRRPFRALRRRVTIGTTLALMALVLVIRALVPGPPPTETVRFISVEHVEPVYVMWPGVTVEDETLVGQ; encoded by the coding sequence ATGACCGACCACACCGAAGACCTCCTCAACCTCTACATCGACGGCGAACTCCCGCTCGATCAGCAGGGCGCGCTGTTCGCCCACCTCGCCGAGAGCCGAGAGGCCCGCGTGCAGTTCAACGCGCTGATGGCCTTCCGCCTCGCCACACGGATGGACGCCAACCCCGTCGCCCCCGCCGTCGACGAAGCCCTCTTCCAGCGGATCGACGGGCTCCGGGCGGGCCAGCAGCAGGCCGTGGGGCGGGCGGAGGACCGGCGGCCCTTTCGCGCCCTCCGGCGCCGCGTGACGATCGGGACGACGCTCGCGCTGATGGCCCTCGTGCTCGTGATCCGCGCCCTCGTCCCCGGCCCGCCGCCGACCGAAACGGTCCGCTTCATCTCCGTCGAGCACGTCGAGCCGGTCTACGTGATGTGGCCCGGCGTGACGGTCGAGGACGAGACGCTCGTCGGGCAGTGA
- the gltX gene encoding glutamate--tRNA ligase, which translates to MADTVRVRFAPSPTGLLHIGGLRTALYNYLFARKHGGTVLLRIEDTDRSRYVEEAEADILDSLAWAGLDYDEGPEKGGPHAPYYQSKRGDLYERHVAQLVESGHAYYAFDTEAELDAMRERLTTKENPTPKYDAVTRAEMQNSLTLSAEEVQRRLEAGDEYVVRLKVEPGHSVRFEDLIRGWVSFDSSEIDDQVLLKSDGMPTYHLANVVDDHAMDITHVIRGEEWLPSVPKHLLLYEAFNWEPPAMAHLPLILSPTGGKLSKRNADKMGIPVSVKDYRAAGYEPEALVNFLAFLGWNPGDERELFSFDELVDAYSVERTSHSGAQFNLDKLKWYNGQYLRAKSVDALADEVRPFLDERGLTYDDETLHGAAALMQERITFAHEIATDAAYFFEDPTEYEEAGVKKRWKDDSAALVRAYADRLEADDAFTVESTEAVMRQLAEDEGAGFGRIIHPVRLATTGVTGGAGMFETLVVIGREATIRRLRRAADVLG; encoded by the coding sequence ATGGCCGACACCGTCCGCGTCCGCTTCGCCCCCAGCCCGACCGGGCTACTCCATATCGGCGGGCTCCGCACCGCGCTCTACAACTACCTCTTCGCCCGCAAGCACGGCGGCACCGTCCTCCTCCGCATCGAGGACACCGACCGCTCCCGCTACGTCGAAGAGGCCGAGGCCGACATCCTCGACTCGCTCGCGTGGGCCGGGCTCGACTACGACGAGGGGCCGGAGAAGGGCGGGCCGCACGCGCCGTACTACCAGTCCAAGCGGGGCGATCTGTACGAGCGCCACGTCGCGCAACTCGTCGAGAGCGGGCACGCGTACTACGCCTTCGACACGGAGGCCGAACTCGACGCGATGCGGGAGCGGCTGACGACGAAGGAGAACCCGACGCCGAAGTACGACGCGGTGACGCGGGCGGAGATGCAGAACTCGCTCACGCTCTCTGCCGAGGAGGTGCAGCGGCGGCTGGAGGCCGGCGACGAATACGTCGTCCGGCTGAAGGTGGAGCCCGGCCACTCGGTCCGCTTCGAGGATCTGATCCGAGGGTGGGTCTCGTTCGATTCGAGCGAGATCGACGATCAGGTCCTGCTCAAGAGCGACGGGATGCCGACGTACCACCTCGCGAACGTCGTGGACGACCACGCGATGGACATCACGCACGTCATCCGGGGCGAGGAGTGGCTGCCGTCCGTCCCCAAACACCTCCTGCTGTACGAGGCCTTCAATTGGGAGCCGCCCGCGATGGCGCACCTCCCGCTCATCCTCAGCCCGACCGGCGGCAAGCTCTCGAAGCGGAACGCCGACAAGATGGGCATCCCCGTTTCGGTGAAGGACTACCGCGCGGCTGGCTACGAGCCCGAGGCCCTGGTCAATTTTCTTGCGTTCCTCGGTTGGAACCCCGGCGACGAGCGCGAGCTGTTCTCATTCGACGAACTCGTCGACGCCTATTCGGTGGAACGGACCAGCCACAGCGGCGCACAGTTCAACCTCGACAAATTGAAGTGGTACAACGGCCAGTACCTCCGCGCCAAATCGGTGGACGCGCTCGCCGACGAGGTCCGACCTTTCCTCGACGAGCGCGGGCTGACGTATGACGACGAGACGCTGCACGGCGCGGCGGCGCTGATGCAGGAGCGGATTACGTTCGCCCACGAGATCGCGACGGACGCTGCCTACTTCTTCGAGGACCCGACCGAGTACGAGGAGGCGGGCGTCAAAAAGCGCTGGAAGGACGACAGTGCGGCCCTCGTCCGCGCCTACGCCGACCGGCTCGAAGCGGACGACGCATTCACCGTCGAGAGCACCGAAGCCGTGATGCGGCAGCTTGCCGAGGACGAAGGTGCTGGGTTCGGACGGATCATCCACCCGGTTCGGCTCGCGACGACGGGCGTGACGGGTGGGGCAGGGATGTTCGAGACCCTCGTCGTGATAGGCCGCGAGGCGACGATCCGCCGCCTCCGCCGCGCCGCCGACGTGCTCGGGTAA